One part of the Vicia villosa cultivar HV-30 ecotype Madison, WI linkage group LG6, Vvil1.0, whole genome shotgun sequence genome encodes these proteins:
- the LOC131613006 gene encoding probable indole-3-pyruvate monooxygenase YUCCA10, giving the protein MKKENQTVIIVGAGPSGLSVAASLTNQSIPYIILERENCFASLWKKYSYDRLHLHLKKQFCELPHKPFPPSYPSYISKQKFLQYLEDYVSFFKINPVYHRTVVNAEFDEGGEKWKVRAVNKVSGEVEEYDGRFLVVASGETSDPFVPEIEGLERFEGKVMHSTGFKNGKEFKDEHVLVVGSGNSGMEIALDLVNHGAKTSIVVRSPVHILSKGMINLGLFLMKYLSMEMVDSLMVMLSKIVYGDMTNYGVGRPNEGPFYMKVKYGKYPIIDVGTYQKIKSKELKVLPGGIENLSGKNVLFKNGELHTFDSIIFCTGFKRSTNKWLKGDDYLLSDDGIPKQSYPLHWKGKNGLYCVGLSRRGLYGAAQDAENVANDVRLSIMQKPYMS; this is encoded by the exons atgaagaaagagaatCAAACAGTGATCATTGTTGGAGCAGGCCCTTCCGGTCTCTCTGTCGCAGCATCCTTAACAAACCAATCCATTCCATACATAATCCTCGAAAGAGAAAACTGTTTCGCATCTCTATGGAAAAAATACTCATACGACCGTCTTCATCTTCACCTCAAGAAGCAATTCTGCGAGCTTCCACACAAACCATTCCCACCTTCTTATCCATCCTACATTTCCAAGCAAAAGTTTCTGCAGTATTTGGAAGACTATGTATCTTTCTTCAAGATCAATCCTGTTTATCATAGGACAGTGGTGAATGCGGAGTTTGATGAAGGTGGTGAGAAGTGGAAGGTGAGGGCTGTGAATAAGGTTTCTGGTGAAGTTGAGGAGTATGATGGGAGGTTTTTGGTTGTGGCTAGTGGTGAAACGAGTGACCCTTTTGTGCCGGAGATTGAAGGTTTGGAGAGATTTGAAGGGAAAGTGATGCATTCGACAGGGTTTAAGAATGGGAAAGAGTTTAAGGATGAACATGTTCTTGTTGTTGGGTCGGGGAATTCTGGTATGGAGATTGCTTTGGATCTTGTTAACCATGGTGCTAAAACTTCAATTGTTGTTCGAAGCccg GTTCATATATTGTCAAAGGGAATGATTAATTTAGGGTTGTTTCTGATGAAGTATTTGTCAATGGAGATGGTGGATTCATTAATGGTGATGCTTAGTAAAATAGTTTATGGAGATATGACTAATTATGGGGTTGGTAGGCCTAATGAGGGACCTTTTTACATGAAAGTTAAATACGGCAAGTATCCAATTATTGATGTTGgtacctatcaaaaaatcaaatctaaaGAGTTAAAG GTGTTGCCAGGGGGAATAGAAAACTTAAGTGGCAAGAATGTGTTATTCAAGAATGGTGAATTGCATACTTTTGACTCTATTATTTTCTGCACTGGCTTCAAGAGATCAACAAATAAGTGGCTTAAg GGAGATGATTATCTTTTGAGTGATGATGGTATTCCGAAGCAAAGTTACCCTCTTCATTGGAAGGGAAAGAATGGTTTGTATTGTGTTGGATTGTCAAGGAGAGGTTTGTATGGTGCTGCTCAAGATGCTGAAAATGTAGCTAATGATGTTAGATTATCCATCATGCAAAAACCATACATGTCATGA